In Mya arenaria isolate MELC-2E11 chromosome 1, ASM2691426v1, the genomic stretch CCGACGTACTTACACACGTTTAGATGACCAGCGGAAGCCACGGTGTGGGGCGAAAAGCAGACAGTTGAGGATTGAGAGAATGGACCAAGAAAAGAATGCAGTGTGTTCGGTACGCAACACGGAAGAAAGATACAACCTCATATTATGGAGGACACACGGAACTTGAACTTAGTTTGACTATGCTGtttgaatattgatttaaatgcaaaaagacGTATAAAAACGAAATATGTCGTCTGACGATtaatcaactttttttctttttttaaaatagtatgAACCAACACTATTTACTGATTTAAAACTCATTTCAATTCATGGAGCTAGCTACCAATGCGTTTGGTCTGGTAGGTGATAAGAGTTGGACACATCCATACACaattttaaggatttttttataataattataagtttTTATTGGTATGTTCCCTGAGCTATTGTAGCCCTATTTCAGCTCGCAAAAAAAAGACAGCTATAAGggtgattatttgtttattttttttaacaacgtATCATAATAAGTATACTAAGACTATGTatcatgtataaaatgtatacaattgtaatataaaaccataaatatcattatatggGTATATTTTTCAAGACAgtgtataaagaaaataatatcaatcATTAAACCagagtaaaacataacatataaaaaataaaatgtcagaaatatgATGTAAAAACAATCTCGGCTTCCACACGCACGAATATCATCACCAAGTGGGCCAAGACGGaactaaatcgctcacctgagtaaaaccATTTCATAGACAAACTTGCAATTGGTTGGAGCTTAcatattttgctatattttttttaatttcagtaTATTCAAAAAAGATTCGCTCCGATTTGTAATCCCTATTTTGCAATGGTTCAGAACAGTCTGAGCAATTTTTGAAAGGACTAATACAAGGATGTTTGTTGTAAAGTTTGAGCAAAATCAGTTTCTGGGAAGAtgttatttgtaacaaaaaagtTCACAACTTTCAATGGACACGGGGTGATCACAATAGGTGACCTTGAGCTATTTGTGCACAAGTGAGATAAAAAGGACATCAGAGCACAGtgaaacaaacactttcacTGGTCTGTTTGTTAACTGCAGTTgaacaagggccataactcgaCAATTATTGAAGCCATAGTTATTGACCTTGTAATAATTGTGTGCATTGTCAATGGAAAAATGCACACCATGTTTCTTTTGAagatcttgaacagttttttaaTTACAGTCGATCACCGTTGGCTcaattccttgttggctcgaactagatgtaaagaaCCGATTTCTTTACACTGAAGGTAAAAAAtccccgcttggctcgaatctTCCGAGGTTCGATTAATTTTCGCGGGTCCCTGGGAATTCATGCCAATGGGGTTCTAATTCTAACTACGACGTCAAACGCAGACACTAACAATGGCACGAAGGGTATGACAATACCCTGACTTATTtcgtgaaataaattatttatgattCCATAAGAGCCCGAACACTCTGAGGTAGGATGGTCCGTGCCCCTGGGCGGACTTTCTCGGTGACCCGGAAGACAAAGCCCTCTGCCCCTTGAAGTATGGGTACCTCGTGTTGCCAGCTGAAAAGAGCTCCGTCCGTGGTCTCCATGTACGGATTGACCTCAATCACCCACAGTTTCTTGCCTGCAAAATACATTGTAGGTGTTTAGCATTTAAATgtgatacatttaatattcaccatgttcagttaatgtatgtatcatagattttgaacaaaactggtaagttaatgtatgtatcgtagattttgaacaaaactggtAAGTTTCATAGATTTAAGTTGAatagattttgaacaaaactggtAAGTTTCATAGATTTAAGTTTAatagattttgaacaaaactggtaagttaatgtatgtatcgtagattttgaacaaaactggtAAGTTTCATAGATTTAAGTTTAatagattttgaacaaaactggtaagttaatgtatgtatggtagattttgaacaaaactggtAAGTTTCATAGATTTAAGTTTAatagattttgaacaaaactggtAAGTTTCATAGATTTAAGTTTAatagattttgaacaaaactggtaagttaatgtatgtatcatagattttgaacaaaactggtaagttaatgtatgtatcgtagattttgaacaaaactggtAAGTTTCATAGATTTAAGTTGAatagattttgaacaaaactggtAAGTTCCATAGATTTAAGTTTAatagattttgaacaaaactggtaagttaatgtatgtatcgtagattttgaacaaaactggtAAGTTTCATAGATTTTAGTTGAatagattttgaacaaaactggtAAGTTTCATAGATTTAAGTTTAatagattttgaacaaaactggtaagttaatgtatgtatcatagattttgaacaaaactggtaagttaatgtatgtatcatagattttgaacaaaactggtAAGTTAATGTAGGTATCatagattttgaacaaaaatggtAAGTTTCATAGATTTAAGTTTAATAGATTTTGAACAAAAGTGGTAAGTTCCatagattttgaacaaaactgttGGTTTCAcagattttgaacaaaactggtAAGTTTAatagattttgaacaaaacagCTAAGTTAATGTGGTGTGTAACACTGCTTCTTATGATGATGTTTATTAAAGAGGGGTATCAATGTCAATGTTCATCCATGATTTTACAATTTACCTATTTACAATTTACCTATTTACAATTAACCTATTTTTTCTTTAGCAATTTCACAATTGTAATAAcgttacattttgtttatctcTTCTGTGAAGTTGGATACATattcatgtttaataaaatataaaccactTATAGATAGGATGTTTGTTCTCATTTTATATAttgcatacatgtaacataattacttatacaaaaatTTCAACTCAACCGCACAATAATATGAATAGAGCAGACCGGTATATGCAAGAGGAATCCGGTTCTTAGATGGGAAACTGTCACCATATAAGAGTTGATGAATTTTAATGAAGGTACCCAATTAATAAATctatatttaagcaaatattgtgcattttcccttcatttgaataatgcaaCAAGACACGCAAATACAAATTCATATAATCTAAATTTTATGATCTTTTATGCCTTTCAATAAATCTAACATATAAAGTATTTCATGAGTCATTACTCTTGTGATGTAATGCCCAATTTTATGTCGGTCCTTTGAAAAAGACCTTTAAAGGATGTGGGGTTTTTTAAGTGTTAATGTGAAGGTCACATGGctatatttaaatttttgccTCAACCAGTAGGAAGCCGGTGACAAAAATTGGTTGATTCAATGGCGGCTCCAGGATTTAACATAAGAGGGGGCGCAATTTAGTGGCAAATATTGTGGCGCGCGCTCCCTTCCCAAGGAACACCAAAGAAGGCTCTAAACATTACAATGGAGTTTGGGGGTTCTCCCTCCACGAACAATTTGGAtcacttaaagctgcagtctgacagatataccattttttcaactttttaatttttaagctaatttttgcataaatatctgcaaaccaatgatattagattgctgacaaaaaacagatcgtagattttcctatttccgttcaaaaattaatgttttttggcttaaaccgttactaacggtttaagaaaaatgcataaaacatcaatttttgaacttaaatataaaaatctgcgatccaattttttgtcagcagtcttatataactagcttccatggattttcgcaaaaattggctcgttccaagacaaaaaataaaaaagttgtcaaaacgtttaatctgtgagagtgcagcttttaagacTTTGGTGATGCATTTTGTTGTTACTAATGCATAATTTCTCTACTAACATTGTCATGAAATGTTCACTTCAACAATTTTCTAAAACTGCTAGTGCAAGTGAAGTTCATGAAAAGATGATTTgaccattaaaatattatattaaagatgcactctcattcccaaataagacttatcacaattaatatgattgttttaatttaccaaaaaggatgaataaatgtcaaaaacaatagtacttatgaaggatacctcgtttaatatgaaagaaaagtGCCTTATAAGAGAAAAATAGATCACCGTaccgtaaatcttttagcatttaacaaacattcaatatttttgccttttcagctattaaatacattgttacaatcttgttaggccttaaaaaattatttggttagggttacatcctttttaaaaataggtagggtaggtaggcttttttattattaggctttatattagaatgtcattttcatcattggagaatagtGTTAAAGTTAAAgtactgactataaaaacgttagggtcggcgcctattccgtaggtaggatcgggtaacccgaaccaaatgtattttttttaggccttatcagtaattaatattttccataaatgcattatttagtaagaagttaatggtttattaatcaaaatttatgtgtgttatacatgtatatgtattgattttgaataagagtgccacttgaACAAAACGCACTTCTTAACTTCGTAACGATGTCGACACCGACAGAACGGTTATCACAATAATCTTACTTcttactttgaaaaaaaacatacaaactaacaagagggccctgaaggccctgtatcgctcagctgatccaattcaagtgtgaaataagtgttttcagggcgaGGGCAATTGTGACAGGGGGAGGGATTAAGTGTTTTTCAGTGCAATGGAAAGTGCAATGAGAGgggacttaattaaaacaaatttaggacTAGTTTTCAAAGctacatgttaaatattatagTTGAGGGTATTTCAGTTTTAGAGAATTTGAAATGTCAGTCTGGTGGTCTGCTACCTTAGAAAGGATGCGTACTTGtctttgtttgtacatttttattttctgttcttcTTATGGTTggagtataaacatgaaaaGTGTCAAGTTCCATGAACGTATGGTCATAAATATGGCCTCTAGAGTGtaaacatgcttttcctattatttgacctggtgacctagtttttagagtgttaacaagcttttcctattatttgacctggtgacctagtttttgtcagcagatGGCCAGATttgaacttggcctagagctaatcaatataaacattctgtctaagtttcatgaacatacagtcataaatgtgacctctagagtgttaacaagcttttcctatgatttgacctaatgacctagtttttgaccacacatgacccggattcaaacttgacttagagattattaatataaacattctgaccaattttcatgaagatatagtcataaatgtgacctctagagtgtttacaagcttttccttcaatttgacctggtgacctagtttttgacctcacatgaccaagattcgaacttggcctagagctaatcaatatatacattctgacttagtttcatgaacatacagtcataaatgtgacctctagagtgctaacaagcatTTCCTATGAtatgacctggtgacctagtttttgaccgcacatgacccagatttacacttgacttaaagattattaatataaacattctgaccaattttcatgaagatacagtcataaatgtgacctctagagtgttaacaagcttttccttcaatttgacctggtgacctattttttgaccgcacataacccagattcgaacttgacctagaggttattaaaattaatattctgaccaagtttcctgaagatacagtcataaatgtgacctctatagtgttgaaaagcttttcctttaatttgacctggtgacctagtttttaaccccagatgacccaatatcgaactcgtccaagattttattgagggtaacattctgaccaagtttcattaagattgtgcccaaattgtgacctctagagtgttaacagtcaatttgttgacgacggacgccGACGGACAACGATGAcagacgacggacacagggcgatcacaatagcttaCCTtcagcacttcgtgctcaggtgagctaaaattgAGTATAATGTATAAGCAAACCTACCATTTTCGCATATTGCAAAGTCAATAATGGTGTTTTCGGGGAAGTCTGTGCTTGTGAGCTTTGGTTTGATTTTGTCATCGTAGTATTTCTTCACCATATCCCCATACATTGCCTTGTTGCTCGCGAGTCTTTCTGAGTATATTGCATAGTTGTACTGTGACAAGGCCACAAGCTCGTTCTTCCAAACAAATCCTCTAAATTCCATGTCCACATCTATATCAACAAATTTTCGAATGACGAAATGTTCGTGGTATTTGCTGACTTGATTAACGGCAGCCAGCAAAAGATCCTGATATATTCTCTCACTTCGGAGAAACATATCAATGACCTCTCCTGCAGTTTTTACTCTCAGAGCATCAAAAGCTGCTTTGAGCAAGCAcgtgattttgatattttctgaTCGATAAGATTCGGGATATGAATCAAGTTCAGAGAGGTACAGTTGTTTGAAATTGTTCTGAACTAGTGGTGCATCTTTAGCACTCCTGCTGGATGTTTTGACAAAAGCGAATCCATCTTTTGTGAAAACATCCATTGCGTTTTGCAGCCTGTTTTCGAGAACGTCGAGAAGTATCCTCTCGTCATCGGAGAGAGTATCTTTCCAATCTGTATTCTTGATCACGTCACTGTCTTTGTTTAAGTACAATCTGAAATGGTGATACAAATgtaatttgtgtttcattacATCCATTCGGGTcataataatgcaccagtcaaatgtaaccacgccccccccccctggtctggggaatagtggggactttgactttctgtcaaGCCAACCCAgactaaaatccccgccctgcgcacccaagggaccttaGGTTAGGCctattccctgctatattttgcacaaagacaaaaccaccgcattcactcggcactgcatggccacctgaaaggtaaaaacacagcccattttcccagctatccccggtatacacaCGGACCTGGAGACGTGGTTGTAATTGACAGGTGCATAAAGCACCTTTAAATTTCAGAACTGCCTCCATGTAGGAGAATTATGAGTGTAGGCATTCCAGAAAGGCTATGTTAGACTGCTGTATGGGATATAACCTTGGCCGGGTTATTTCTCCAAAAGACTTTGATTCCTAGGTCCAATTAAGTTGGAATTAAGACAACAAAATTTGCAGTTTACCTATATCTCCTAtcgattttgaggtcagtagatCAAGCGCATGGTGACTTTTCTTAGAACATTGGTTTACGATCAATAGcttataaattaca encodes the following:
- the LOC128235214 gene encoding uncharacterized protein LOC128235214, yielding MASLADQLKAVQLKKSTEPIKDFSSARTAGFMKDEDIKAYEKSVLEVNTEHWIDLLKDETFPTELCPFLLEEAKVFLAVYERLYLNKDSDVIKNTDWKDTLSDDERILLDVLENRLQNAMDVFTKDGFAFVKTSSRSAKDAPLVQNNFKQLYLSELDSYPESYRSENIKITCLLKAAFDALRVKTAGEVIDMFLRSERIYQDLLLAAVNQVSKYHEHFVIRKFVDIDVDMEFRGFVWKNELVALSQYNYAIYSERLASNKAMYGDMVKKYYDDKIKPKLTSTDFPENTIIDFAICENGKKLWVIEVNPYMETTDGALFSWQHEVPILQGAEGFVFRVTEKVRPGARTILPQSVRALMES